attttgaccgtatacagatagtcccctcgtttcttggaaagaaggtggtgagaaacgatatgatttttcaaccttTGACTAGATGAATACTGACGTCTGCAACGAGCCCGATTGTGACGTATGTGACAAACGTCccatcggtccagttaccaaggcattaaatgcgtgtcagtcgatggtcggccactgccaaTTTTGAACCGTCGCTGTGAAATCTATATATAGcccccttcttcattatttcaaacttttaccttcaaatctttttcattccaatctACACAGTTCTTCGCCTTCTTCAAAGCTTCCTATTTCCAGGTTTTGGAATTTCTTTTCTTgttcttctcaaaacaccaaatacttcaatcTCCCTTCTTCTTTGTTCACAGAAATTTAGATGGCCAAAACATCTAAAATCGTTTCGCAGAAAGAGGTCGCTTCTTCATCTCGGCCGGCCGGCGAGAAGACAGTAATGGAGCCACGCCTTGAAGAACTTGTTCCCGGGGGGTGCGTTATTGAttccgactttaaggtcgagaaaccctcatcggtTGTTGGTCATGTGAGCCGGTAttgagatatatatgctcgataccaaAAAGTCTTCTTGATCTAGTGAAAACAGATTGCAATTGggaaaacaaagaggttgtgatgCCGGCACCGGAAGAGGCGATcaccacccacgtggaagggtacctgagtgtttacacttatcctttcactcTGGGTCCCATCAATTCAGTCATCATCAATTTTTGCAAGAAATACCAAgtgacccttggccaaattcacccttctttctggaggattgtgATACTGCTTCGTTTCTTTAtgagcaaaatcgacgggcttcccttcacccttgaccacctcataagattatatagccctcgacttTATCGAGGTGGACTGATAAAGCTTCAGTGCCGGAACACTAAGGCATTCacctcgagtatagatgaagatATAGATCGGGATTGGATGGGCCGGTTTGTTCGGGTGAAGACCTCAGACCTAATTCCGGCTGAGAGTATGCCATtttctgagaaatggaatatgaaacgtaagtatgattccgtttttagtttttgttgtttttacttttttattttttcttattagtGTTTTTCTTCACGCAGCCGTTTCTTGGATGCCGGGTGCGGTTCCCCACCTCGAGAACTAGGTCAGGAGCCTGGTTTCGACGTCAACATACGCTGAGCGCGCGTATTTATGGTAAGCCTTCTTCTCGGCTTACCGATTTGCCTATCGTTCAAACATTTTTTCTCAAGTATGAGTTTATttactttctccttttgtaggtctcGGAAAGGATGCGGTTATAAGACCCTCGCCCGGAGATGAAGAGGCTTTACCGCGTATCTCGAAACCGGCGATAGGGATTAAGATAAAAGGGCCTCAAACCCCTTCgggtcaaaaacccaagaagagagcggcccgtaaacccaaggggaacacaatcccactgactatggagtcagtccaaggactgagggatgaagaagaacaagaagaagaaagtgatTCTGGGCTGGTGGCCCGTGCACGAGCTGGCACCGATATTCATAAAGCTTTGGAATCAGTGGGAGTTGATACTGCTCCGTCTAGGCTCGATGTGGAGACTCCCACCCAATTTCTCGAGCCGAAGGGAACCGAAGATGCTTTACCTTGGGGCGAAGAGATCATCGAAGAGGCGGTGAAAACCGGTGCAGAAACTAAACTTGAGGCTTCCTAAGACGGAGGTGGTGCCTCAAAAGACCTACTCGAGGCAATAGAGATTGGGGATTCCTCATTTCCTTTATTTTCGCAGTTGTTGATACGCGACGCTCAGGTCGTGGAGGTCTATCACGAGGAAGGAGCCCAAGAAGTGGAAGGCTTTTTTCCGTGGTTATTTTGTATGGGTAGAAGATGTCACTGGTCTTGGTGATTCGGAGGCTCCGAAGAAGAGCTCAGGCGAGGCGGGAGTTTCTTGTCTTTTCAATGAAGCTCAAcaggccctgaatcgggtaagttcattTTTTCTTTGTTAATTTTCATACTTGCATTTTTCTTTCCTTGCataattccttctttctatttttgtaggcctttgtgcttcatcacgaggtgtTTCTCCAATCCCGAGGGGAACTGAGCCGGTACGAAGCCAAAATTCGAGGGCTTAccgaggagagagatgccttcaagcttctcagtgagcaaaGAGAAGGAGAAGCAAAAGGACTTTGGGCTGAGCTAGAAGCAGCTCGAAAAGAACAAGCCGATTTGTCTGAGtaggtaaaaagaatctttgaagttaatgacactgaCTTGGGCGTGATGGCTAACAGTTCGGTTCCACAGGTCCAGCAAAAGTTTGATGTGATCAGGCAACTTCGTGTTGAAGTGGACGCAGTGAAGGTGGAGGCCGAAGAGTGGAAAAAGAATATGGACCGTCTCGCCTCAAAAAAGGAGGCTGCCCAAACTCAACTGGCCTCGGCTGAGATCCAActccgaagcttgaaagagaaagcCTTCGTGCAAGCttctgatcgagagagactgGCCACAGAACATTCAAcggccaaatcggaggtcgaaaAAGCCATGGCcaatgctgatgcaatggtggtCGTTTATCggtccgatgctgaagctgctcaggttcgagcaaaagaggttgctgaggctgctcaggctcgagcaaactgggttgccgagcacgctaaatgccagtctcgaagggagacgctcgaggatatccatgctcgtggcttcgatcttacggCCGAGATCGAGAAagctaaggagcttgaagccgagaccagagtgttggcctttcctgatggTGATGATACCGGGAGTATGAGCGGATCTGAAAGTGAAGGAGGCATCGAGGGCGAAGATGCTTCTCCcggagaggactaagtcctttagtatTTTTTGTATTTCTTATAAGACTGTTTTTGTCTTTTGTAGAGAAACTTGATCTGGCCATgctgcccttgtaaatgatttttgacatatatataaaactttcttcctttttgccttatagaattatgaagttgtattctaagatCCGAGGTTTAAACAATTCGATTGGAACCGAATTAGTATAGCGCGTaaactttatggtcgagtgaagtgcttgctcgaactcgaagtaaggtaacccttagattttttatttgagcgaggacGGTCTCTCGAACTTAAGacaaaaaacagcccttaggttttatggtcgagtgagtgcttgatcgaactcgaagtaaagtaacccttaggtTCTTTATTTGAGCAAGGATGATCTCTCGAACTCAAGacaaaaaatagcccttaggctttatggtctagtgagtgtttgctcgaactcgaagtaaagtaacccttaggtTCTTTATTTGAGCGAGGACGGCCTCTCGAACTCAAGacaaaaaatagcccttaggctttatggtcaagtgagtgcttgcttgaactcgaagtaaagtaacctTTAGGTTCTGTATTTGAGCTAGGACGGTCTCTCGAACTCAAGACAAAAACCAACCCTTgtgctttatggtcgagtgagtgcttgcttgaactcgaagtaaagtaacccttaggctttggtaaaaaagattgtttatggctTTGTCCCCTTTTCGGCTTAAAAGAGTTtcttatcatttgtatttgcgaaacttgtaatgccttagcatgaaatagggAGTTGTTCGTGAGTTCggacaattttgtactcattagacttttcgaggcttgatattatcgaagccttttatgataTTGCCAGGGGGTAGCTGATGTCGCCTAAACTCACTccactaatttaggttgcgaggcggtcgatgcaataataaaaacccaacgtgagtcggggtcgattccacagggagcttgatatgggattaggtatatacctagtgtgaatgtaCGACGTGCCTAAGATTATACTTTcacattttcaattgttgtttctacttctacttttacgaTAGTGCTTGTAATTGTAAAGTTAAGAGACAATGTTTATGTttatggttttggttgttttttaagttataaaagatctagagTTGCAACTCCCGCCTAGTTGATTACCTAACAGATTTAGAGCTTTAGGTCATGTTTGGTTGATAGGGATACAATACAGCAATCACACtcaattactcactctatacctctcggtagtttgagtgattttacccaatttgactttctcaagtccaaatgggtatctcacgaaacaagtgataaatactcaagtcgggtcttactatctctagattcgaacctttaattagggctatcaatttcttgagttcaccccaaattcttgttagccaagttttgctagacttagtctcactttctcaagtaaagactaagtcaattaggcatgaatcaacgtttgcaaccatcaattctcaaattcaagcaagaactaggctaaatatcatatacccaatcataaataagccttAAATCAATCatccattaagtacccatactaggattgggtcacaaccctagctaagggtttagctactcatgaaaaatgaagaaattaaagaagaagctaagataaaatgcataataattgattaaggaaagaaaatctaatgtttaaatgctaaactagtgtaaagttacccaatacagtaaataaaaacggctctaagtgttcaggtgcaccaaacttaacctaaaaacgacaaaaagatctatttatacccagttaaaaatatctgacaaaattgcccctgcgaaggttgtgcggccgcacaattatatgtgcggtccgcactttgagattGACTGGTCAGGTTGGCTTTCTGCGGTTGCATAAAAGTGAGATGCGGCCGCACTTCCTCTAACTGTGCGGactgcacatttctgagtgcggccgcactcttgctcttGGACTGGATCCGGGCTTCattatgcggaccacacatttatgAGTGCGGACGCATTTTGGCATcctacggccgcacaataatagtgcggtccgcacatctttAAGCTCCCAAACTCCAAgtctctgaatctagtcttctactaccgcacaataattgtgcggtccgcactctgtgaaGAAATTCTATCAATGCATCTTCATAGTTTTCGGCCGCatacagtattgtgcggtccgtactttagCCCTTTTTGCTCGTTTCCCAATATttctgcaagaaagcacatttcattagttctcgggaatacctttaatcattttttttatctaaaacgtaagtaaaagatagcaaataagcggtcaaaattcCTACCTATCAACCcctccaaacttaagcttttgcttgtcctcaagcaattaaggcaatttcCCACCTCTACTAGAAAAGAGCTATTTCAGCTTGcctaagttgaatcaaacacaaatcaattgggaccaacaattacccatatGCTCATGAATCATTATCAAGCTTATGAtttgaatgttaaagcacaaatgGCTCTAATGTGACGCTTGAGCatcaagggttgactttgttcatcaaggaagctcgcactTTCATGCAGttcactgtggatcccaaactcctcctcctatactctccggaagctcatctcactcacgaatggagaattcaattcaatgactcgagaaagattcgctcatcactctcaaaagaatgttaCAAGCTTGgatctaagtaccatatgcttgcctctcatgtagatcaccactaatgtaagctcgctcggcttgaaatcacgtagggtgttttcggcatgtaatgaaggcttttggactaaggaaggAAATATCGGAATGGAAttggttcatctttcctttagcacttcatattctctttttggctcttactttgccgactctttgagtcattttattttcctttagggggattagagagacttgacatcactctttctttgtCATGCTATTCATACTTTCCTTCTTTGTAATCTCCATGCTTtgaacttttgctttcttttgcatattttcaaccctttcacattattcactttctttttgtgtttttcttttgttcttcctttctttttctttgcctttcctcttcttcatttcttttctctttttgtgccttgagacCAACtttaaactcctcgtctctccctcAAACTTATGTTTTTACCATTTGTATCACATGAGTGCTAAAGAAatttcgggtgccaagagagagtcactataaaacgggtaaaggcttgtaatgtagTTATCGAATAAAAAGGCTTTATGCTCAAAAGGGTTTACTAAGGATgatatcattggtgggccattgaagctttcaaaacgggtcaaggaaagcctacaatcacttctcaagccaggcTAACtcagaatttcgcctagaaacacattcggggcaagttctagaccactcacacgggtacttggacttgtaacaaaatacctcacctctcacacaaccggATTGTCAAAGATAATAGAGTCGAGGGCTCACAACAAccgcattcaagattgaaaatcgctaatggttcaactaaatcaCCCGataattgcctaagtcaacacaagagtcacaaggttactaactagggctatttctttacaaaaactttgtttttaaccattagcgtgtagttaagtgtgttggtaccaaatgaagcatgcttgacccttatttattcattaatactacttgtttctacctaatcatcaaaaaccgactcgatcccttaagaaggttatcacgtcatccatcattgggaagagtcacccggttcaaacaagcccacctttggaaagaaccgtagtATTAATAAAACCAAAGGGTTATTGTTCACTAAAAcagaaaaagaagctaacaaatcaaaaagaagctaataaagtaactaagaagctatactattaagaaaacaaaatgaagaagctatgaaataaactactgaaagtaaggcaaatgaatatacaaaccgagagGAATAGAATATATACACGAGGggtgaatatatacataatgggggagaaaataaaaataaaagaaagagagtcttaaagttattacaggcccaaaagtaatcaaatgtcatcaaaatgtatcatagtcatccaaaataaaccaaaatagaccaccccccagAATAAGAACaaacattgtcctcaatgcttagcacaatcaaaacaaaagaggatagagagtaaagaaaactccctatatggtctcagggtgactggcaacatcaccaccctcagtctcctccaactgtatctcatcatcaccggGTTGCGGGACAACAGGGTTGGTGAGCATCTGAAGCATCTCCTCAGCAGTGGGGGCAGTGAGATTTGGCTCGTCacactggccagctggtgcctctgCTGATGGTGCCGCTGGGTCAGATGGTACTAATGGATCTGTCTCCATAAGTAGGTCAAAAGGCAAATCACTTGCTGCTTCTATCTTTGTCACCTCCTTTATCAAAATCTCCACTGCTTTCTTTGAAgcctgggatttcctcatcttcatcACCTGCTTGGTCAACTCCTCAATAGCACTCCCGTGAGCTACCAGTGTATCCATAAtagtcttctggttgtccagaatcttcttcaatgtttcctccactgactgAGGGACCTGTGGTGTTGTTGGGGTAGAGaactgtgctgcaacagtactggatatgtCAAACAACTTAGAAGTggctatctgcatccagttgttgaggctcgccaaagtctgggagactcgcaacgcAGTGAGAGGATAAGTGATGAAGCTGGTACTGCAACTAATGTCCT
The DNA window shown above is from Nicotiana tomentosiformis chromosome 8, ASM39032v3, whole genome shotgun sequence and carries:
- the LOC138898147 gene encoding uncharacterized protein, whose translation is MANSSVPQVQQKFDVIRQLRVEVDAVKVEAEEWKKNMDRLASKKEAAQTQLASAEIQLRSLKEKAFVQASDRERLATEHSTAKSEVEKAMANADAMVVVYRSDAEAAQVRAKEVAEAAQARANWVAEHAKCQSRRETLEDIHARGFDLTAEIEKAKELEAETRVLAFPDGDDTGSMSGSESEGGIEGEDASPGED
- the LOC138898148 gene encoding uncharacterized protein; the protein is MSTNITLAVQKSEKSYPYPNTLTYYFNDAKVEPRPYDTKVKAKKPFSWYHLQGADNPKLKGKVTTTVGQSDEPSVVGSKAAAEPSTAHMPSIAAGPSIRTAEMPPPSFSRTLVAIATSKLFDISSTVAAQFSTPTTPQVPQSVEETLKKILDNQKTIMDTLVAHGSAIEELTKQVMKMRKSQASKKAVEILIKEVTKIEAASDLPFDLLMETDPLVPSDPAAPSAEAPAGQCDEPNLTAPTAEEMLQMLTNPVVPQPGDDEIQLEETEGGDVASHPETI